In one Pseudomonas hydrolytica genomic region, the following are encoded:
- a CDS encoding bifunctional protein-serine/threonine kinase/phosphatase, translating to MALQLSIGETSAIGPRSENQDALRVVTPAPALAASKGYLLGLADGVSQCADGGLAARATLQALALDYYSTPETWPVQHSLDRLLTAHNRWLQANGGGQPLLTTLTALVLRGRRYTLAHIGDSRAYLWRDGHLLRLTEDHVWEQPGMQHVLKRAMGLDQHLVVDYRDGELQAGDRFLLVSDGVWACLSDKRIGELLQGADAQAICQALVDEAHRAGSQDNASALLVQVEQLPEAALADTLAQLEHWPLPPRLRDGQEFEGWQVERLLGESRQSLIYRVRDTDNQPWLLKTLPASRAGEEQAGPALLQEEWFLRRVAGRHFPELHALPQRQHLYYVQREYAGQTLAARLQQHGPLSLADWQDLAPRLIKALGLLHRRNIIHRDIKPENLLLGDDGELRVLDFGLTYCPGLTRDEAHALPGTPSYIAPEAFAGSPPSAQQDLYAAGVTLYHLLTGHYPYGEVEAFQHPRFGQPPPASRYRPDLPAWLDEVLNRAVAAAPAQRFETAEEWLLALESGERQSLNNRPRPLLEREPLLVWRTVALVSLLLNLLLALLLLK from the coding sequence ATGGCCCTGCAACTGAGCATCGGCGAAACCAGCGCCATCGGCCCGCGCAGCGAGAACCAGGATGCCCTGCGCGTGGTCACCCCGGCGCCGGCCCTGGCCGCCAGCAAGGGCTATCTGCTGGGCCTGGCCGATGGCGTCAGCCAGTGCGCCGACGGCGGCCTGGCGGCGCGCGCCACCCTGCAGGCGCTTGCCCTGGATTACTACTCCACGCCGGAAACCTGGCCGGTGCAGCACAGCCTGGACCGTCTGCTCACCGCGCATAACCGCTGGCTACAGGCCAATGGCGGCGGCCAGCCGCTGCTCACCACCCTCACCGCCCTGGTGCTGCGCGGCCGCCGCTATACCCTGGCGCATATCGGCGACAGCCGTGCCTACCTGTGGCGTGACGGCCACCTGCTGCGCCTGACCGAGGACCATGTCTGGGAACAGCCGGGCATGCAGCACGTGCTCAAGCGCGCCATGGGCCTGGATCAGCACCTGGTGGTGGACTACCGCGACGGCGAGCTGCAGGCCGGCGACCGCTTCCTGCTGGTCAGCGACGGCGTCTGGGCCTGCCTCAGCGACAAGCGCATCGGCGAGTTGCTACAGGGCGCCGATGCCCAGGCGATCTGCCAGGCACTGGTCGACGAGGCGCACCGTGCCGGCAGTCAGGACAACGCCAGCGCCCTGCTGGTGCAGGTCGAGCAGCTCCCGGAAGCCGCGCTGGCCGACACCCTGGCCCAGCTCGAGCATTGGCCGCTGCCGCCGCGTCTGCGCGACGGCCAGGAGTTCGAGGGCTGGCAGGTCGAACGGCTGCTCGGCGAATCGCGCCAGTCGCTGATCTACCGGGTGCGCGATACCGACAATCAGCCCTGGCTGCTCAAGACCCTGCCGGCCAGCCGCGCCGGCGAGGAACAGGCCGGCCCGGCGCTGCTGCAGGAGGAATGGTTCCTGCGTCGCGTCGCCGGCCGCCACTTCCCCGAGCTGCACGCCCTGCCGCAGCGTCAGCACCTGTATTACGTGCAGCGCGAGTACGCCGGCCAGACCCTGGCCGCGCGCCTGCAACAGCATGGCCCGCTGAGCCTGGCCGACTGGCAGGACCTGGCGCCGCGGCTGATCAAGGCGCTCGGCCTGCTGCACCGGCGCAATATCATCCACCGCGACATCAAGCCGGAGAACCTGCTGCTCGGCGACGACGGCGAACTGCGCGTGCTGGACTTCGGCCTGACCTACTGTCCGGGCCTGACCCGCGACGAGGCGCATGCCCTGCCCGGCACCCCCAGCTATATCGCCCCGGAAGCCTTCGCCGGCAGCCCGCCCAGCGCCCAGCAGGATCTCTACGCCGCCGGCGTGACCCTCTACCACCTGCTCACCGGTCACTATCCCTATGGCGAGGTCGAGGCCTTCCAGCACCCGCGCTTCGGCCAGCCGCCCCCGGCCAGCCGCTATCGCCCGGACCTGCCGGCCTGGCTCGACGAGGTGTTGAACCGCGCGGTAGCCGCTGCCCCGGCGCAGCGCTTCGAAACCGCCGAGGAATGGCTGCTGGCCCTGGAAAGCGGCGAGCGCCAGTCGCTGAACAACCGTCCACGACCGCTGCTGGAACGCGAGCCGCTGTTGGTCTGGCGCACGGTGGCGCTGGTGTCGCTGCTGCTTAACCTGCTGCTGGCGCTGCTGCTGCTCAAATAG
- the nirB gene encoding nitrite reductase large subunit NirB, with protein MQKLKLVMIGNGMAGVRTLEELLKLAPDLYDITVFGAEPHPNYNRILLSPVLAGEQTFEEIVLNDLNWYAENDIKLLLGRKVVKIDRKQRLVIADDGSEAEYDRLLIATGSNPFILPIPGKDLQGVIGYRDIADTQTMMDTAKTHKHAVVIGGGLLGLEAANGLKLRGMDVTVVHLGDWLLERQLDRTAGELLQKSLEDRGLKFLLPKHTAELLDNGEGRVCAVKFKDGEVIPADLVVMAAGIRPNTELAESAGIACNRGILVNDTMQTFDPRVYAIGECASHRGIAYGLVAPLFEQAKVCANHLAQLGFSRYQGSVTSTKLKVTGIDLFSAGEFMGGEGTETITLSDPIGGVYKKLVIKDDVLVGACLYGDTADGGWYFRQIRESHNVSEIRDHLMFGEGAIGDVGHQGADKTANMPDSMEICGCNGVCKGTIVKAIQENGLFSVDEVKKHTKAASSCGSCAGLVEQILISTVGGAADVKPKSEKAICGCSDLNHGQIRKAIREQHLTSMAQTMAFLNWSTPNGCATCRPALNYYLISTWPGEAKDDPQSRLINERAHANIQKDGTYSVVPRMWGGVTNPSELRRIADVADKYNVPMVKVTGGQRIDLLGIKKDDLPAVWKDLDMPSGHAYGKSIRTVKTCVGIEFCRFGTQNSTQLGIDLEHDLFNMWSPHKVKLAVSGCPRNCAEAGIKDVGIIGVDSGFEMYIGGNGGIKTEVAEFFVKVKTAEEVREYNAAFLQLYREEAFYLERTVHYMQRVGMEHIKKAVLEDEANRKALAARLHYALSFEQDPWKERIETPQLKKEFDTIKVVQIEEATV; from the coding sequence ATGCAAAAACTCAAGCTGGTGATGATCGGCAACGGCATGGCGGGTGTACGCACCCTCGAGGAGCTGCTCAAGCTCGCCCCCGACCTCTACGACATCACCGTGTTCGGCGCCGAGCCGCACCCCAACTACAACCGCATCCTGCTCTCGCCGGTGCTGGCCGGCGAGCAGACCTTCGAGGAGATCGTGCTCAACGATCTGAACTGGTATGCGGAGAACGACATCAAGCTGCTGCTCGGGCGCAAGGTGGTCAAGATCGACCGCAAGCAGCGCCTGGTCATCGCCGATGATGGCAGCGAGGCCGAGTACGACCGCCTGCTCATCGCCACCGGTTCCAACCCCTTTATCCTGCCGATTCCGGGCAAGGACCTGCAGGGCGTGATCGGCTACCGCGACATCGCCGACACCCAGACCATGATGGACACCGCCAAGACCCACAAGCACGCGGTGGTCATCGGCGGCGGCCTGCTCGGCCTGGAGGCGGCCAACGGCCTCAAGCTGCGCGGCATGGACGTCACCGTGGTGCACCTCGGCGACTGGCTGCTGGAGCGCCAGCTGGATCGCACCGCTGGCGAGCTGCTGCAGAAGTCCCTGGAAGACCGTGGCCTGAAGTTCCTCCTGCCCAAGCACACCGCCGAACTGCTGGACAATGGCGAAGGCCGTGTCTGCGCGGTGAAATTCAAGGACGGCGAGGTGATTCCCGCCGACCTGGTGGTGATGGCCGCCGGTATCCGCCCCAACACCGAACTGGCCGAGAGCGCCGGCATCGCCTGCAACCGCGGCATCCTGGTCAACGACACCATGCAGACCTTCGACCCGCGCGTTTACGCCATCGGCGAATGCGCCAGCCACCGCGGCATCGCCTACGGTCTGGTGGCGCCGTTGTTCGAGCAGGCCAAGGTCTGCGCCAATCACCTGGCCCAGCTCGGTTTCTCCCGCTACCAGGGCTCGGTGACCTCGACCAAACTCAAGGTCACCGGTATCGACCTGTTCTCCGCCGGCGAATTTATGGGCGGCGAAGGTACCGAGACCATCACCCTCTCCGACCCCATCGGCGGCGTGTACAAGAAGCTGGTGATCAAGGACGACGTGCTGGTCGGCGCCTGCCTGTACGGCGACACCGCCGACGGCGGCTGGTACTTCCGCCAGATCCGCGAGAGCCACAACGTCAGCGAGATCCGCGACCATCTGATGTTCGGCGAAGGCGCCATCGGCGACGTCGGCCACCAGGGCGCCGACAAGACCGCCAACATGCCCGACAGCATGGAAATTTGCGGCTGCAACGGCGTGTGCAAGGGCACCATCGTCAAGGCCATCCAGGAGAACGGCCTGTTCTCGGTCGACGAGGTCAAGAAGCACACCAAGGCCGCCAGCTCCTGCGGCTCCTGTGCCGGTCTGGTCGAGCAGATCCTGATCAGCACCGTGGGCGGCGCCGCCGACGTCAAACCCAAGAGCGAGAAGGCCATCTGCGGCTGCTCCGACCTCAACCACGGGCAGATCCGCAAGGCCATCCGCGAGCAGCACCTGACGTCCATGGCGCAGACCATGGCGTTTCTCAACTGGAGTACGCCCAACGGCTGCGCCACTTGCCGCCCGGCTCTCAACTACTACCTGATCTCCACCTGGCCGGGCGAGGCCAAGGACGACCCGCAGTCGCGCCTGATCAACGAACGCGCCCACGCCAATATCCAGAAGGACGGCACCTACTCGGTGGTGCCGCGCATGTGGGGCGGCGTGACCAACCCGTCCGAGCTGCGCCGCATCGCCGATGTGGCCGACAAGTACAACGTGCCCATGGTCAAGGTCACCGGCGGTCAGCGCATCGACCTGCTGGGCATCAAGAAGGACGACCTGCCGGCCGTGTGGAAGGACCTGGACATGCCCTCCGGCCACGCCTACGGCAAGTCCATCCGCACGGTGAAGACCTGCGTCGGCATTGAGTTCTGCCGCTTCGGCACGCAGAACTCCACCCAGCTCGGTATCGACCTGGAGCATGACCTGTTCAACATGTGGTCGCCGCACAAGGTCAAGCTGGCGGTCTCCGGCTGCCCGCGCAACTGCGCCGAAGCCGGCATCAAGGACGTCGGCATCATCGGTGTGGATTCCGGCTTCGAGATGTACATCGGTGGCAACGGCGGGATCAAGACCGAGGTCGCCGAGTTCTTCGTCAAGGTGAAGACCGCCGAAGAAGTGCGCGAATACAACGCCGCCTTCCTCCAGCTGTACCGCGAGGAGGCCTTCTACCTGGAGCGCACCGTGCACTACATGCAGCGCGTCGGCATGGAGCACATCAAGAAGGCGGTGCTGGAAGACGAAGCCAACCGCAAGGCCCTGGCCGCGCGCCTGCACTACGCCCTGTCGTTCGAGCAGGACCCGTGGAAGGAGCGCATCGAGACGCCGCAACTGAAGAAAGAGTTCGACACCATCAAGGTGGTGCAAATCGAGGAGGCCACCGTATGA
- the nirD gene encoding nitrite reductase small subunit NirD — protein MNWLDICALDEINVLGSRIVSGPKGDIAIFRTAADEVFALDDRCPHKGGPLSQGLIYGKRVACPLHNWQIELESGEAVAPDVGCAHRHHARVENGRVLLALNQAEKCA, from the coding sequence ATGAACTGGCTGGATATCTGCGCCCTGGACGAAATCAACGTGCTCGGCTCGCGCATCGTCAGCGGTCCCAAGGGCGACATCGCCATCTTCCGTACCGCTGCCGACGAGGTCTTCGCCCTCGACGACCGCTGCCCGCACAAGGGCGGCCCGCTGTCCCAGGGCTTGATCTACGGCAAGCGCGTGGCCTGCCCGCTGCACAACTGGCAGATCGAGCTGGAGTCCGGCGAGGCCGTGGCGCCGGATGTGGGCTGCGCTCACCGGCACCATGCCCGGGTCGAGAACGGCCGCGTGCTGCTGGCCCTGAACCAGGCCGAAAAGTGCGCATAG
- a CDS encoding nitrate reductase, which translates to MPTQSQITASTCCYCGVGCGVLIEHDGEKILGVAGDPSHPANFGKLCSKGSTLHLTGDLDARALHPELRLGKGLARSRTDWDSALDHAAAVFAETIREHGPDSVAFYISGQLLTEDYYAFNKLARALVGTNNIDSNSRLCMSSAVVGYKRSLGADAPPCSYEDIEQSDCLLIAGSNMAYAHPVLFRRLEEAKARRPEMQIIVVDPRRTDTCELADLHLAILPGTDVALFHGILHLLLWEGWVDRRYIDAHTEGFAALKNLVRDYSPAATADICGISLDALQRCAELIGRAPSFLSLWCMGLNQSSSGSAKNSALINLHLATGQVGRPGAGPFSLTGQPNAMGGRETGSLSNLLPGHREAGNAEHRAEVAAYWGVDTLPETPGLSAIELFDAVHDGRIKALWIACTNPAQSLPNQNKVHEALAACPFVVVQEAFFTTETCRYADLLLPAASWGEKEGTVTNSERRVSHVRRAVPAPFDARPDWSITCDFARRLETLLRPGLPSLFDFTSAEALFEEYKFLTAERDLDLSGLSYALLDDQGPQQWPFAPGARQGTARLYADGRFPTASGRAQFHADPYRAPKEKREARFSLTLNTGRLRDQWHGMSRTGTAARLFGHVEAAVLGLHPDELRRRRLQDGDLVRLRSRRGSLILPVQADESVRPGQAWLPMHWGDRFLKGLGTNVLTQPAFDPLSKQPELKHAGVEVDKVELPWQLFALVEGEVQSRFEALRPLFEDFAYASLTPTGRERPALLIRAASAVAPQPELLAQIDRLLRLNQGPVLAYDDPRRAVGKRVRIEDGRIVSIRLAGETAASEWLRSLWLDGQADADLRRWLLAPVSAPPGNVGATTRGKTLCNCLNVSESAVCAGIERGLDLNGLKQELKCGTSCGSCVPEIKRLLAQQAVATQA; encoded by the coding sequence ATGCCTACCCAAAGCCAAATCACCGCTTCAACCTGCTGCTACTGCGGCGTGGGCTGCGGCGTGCTGATCGAGCACGACGGCGAGAAGATCCTCGGCGTCGCCGGCGACCCCAGCCACCCGGCCAACTTCGGCAAGCTGTGCAGCAAGGGCTCGACCCTGCACCTGACCGGCGACCTCGACGCCCGCGCGCTCCATCCCGAGCTGCGTCTGGGCAAGGGCCTGGCCCGTTCGCGCACCGACTGGGACAGCGCCCTGGATCACGCCGCGGCGGTGTTCGCCGAGACCATCCGCGAGCACGGCCCGGACAGCGTGGCCTTCTATATTTCCGGCCAGTTGCTGACCGAGGACTACTACGCCTTCAACAAGCTGGCCAGAGCATTGGTGGGAACCAACAATATCGACAGCAATTCGCGCCTGTGCATGAGCTCGGCGGTGGTCGGCTACAAGCGCAGCCTCGGCGCCGATGCCCCGCCCTGCAGTTACGAGGACATCGAGCAGAGCGACTGCCTGCTGATCGCCGGCTCCAACATGGCCTACGCCCACCCGGTGCTGTTCCGTCGCCTGGAAGAAGCCAAGGCGCGCCGCCCCGAGATGCAGATCATCGTCGTCGATCCGCGGCGTACCGACACCTGCGAGCTGGCCGACCTGCACCTGGCGATTCTGCCCGGCACCGACGTGGCGCTGTTTCACGGCATCCTGCATCTCCTGCTGTGGGAAGGCTGGGTCGACCGCCGCTATATCGACGCCCACACCGAAGGTTTCGCGGCGCTGAAGAACCTGGTGCGCGACTACAGCCCGGCGGCCACCGCCGATATCTGCGGCATCAGCCTGGACGCCCTGCAGCGCTGCGCCGAGCTGATCGGCCGCGCGCCCTCCTTCCTTTCGCTGTGGTGCATGGGGCTCAATCAGTCCTCGTCCGGCAGCGCCAAGAACAGCGCGCTGATCAACCTGCACCTGGCCACCGGGCAGGTCGGCAGGCCCGGCGCCGGCCCCTTTTCCCTGACCGGCCAGCCCAACGCCATGGGCGGCCGCGAGACCGGCAGCCTGAGCAACCTGCTGCCGGGCCACCGCGAGGCCGGCAACGCCGAGCACCGCGCCGAAGTCGCCGCCTACTGGGGCGTCGACACCCTGCCGGAGACGCCCGGCCTGTCCGCCATCGAGCTGTTCGATGCGGTGCACGACGGCCGCATCAAGGCGCTGTGGATCGCCTGCACCAACCCGGCGCAGTCGCTGCCGAACCAGAACAAGGTGCACGAGGCCCTGGCCGCCTGCCCCTTCGTCGTGGTGCAGGAAGCCTTCTTCACCACCGAGACCTGCCGCTACGCCGACCTGCTGCTGCCCGCCGCCAGCTGGGGCGAGAAGGAAGGCACGGTGACCAACTCCGAGCGCCGCGTCAGTCATGTACGCCGCGCCGTGCCAGCGCCCTTCGATGCGCGGCCCGATTGGTCGATCACCTGCGACTTCGCCCGTCGCCTGGAAACTCTGCTCCGCCCCGGCCTGCCCAGCCTGTTCGACTTCACCAGCGCCGAGGCGCTGTTCGAGGAATACAAGTTCCTGACCGCCGAGCGCGATCTCGACCTCTCGGGGCTGAGCTACGCGCTGCTCGATGACCAAGGTCCCCAGCAATGGCCGTTTGCGCCCGGCGCACGGCAGGGCACCGCACGGCTCTATGCCGACGGCCGCTTCCCCACCGCCAGCGGGCGTGCGCAGTTCCATGCCGACCCCTACCGCGCGCCAAAGGAAAAGCGCGAGGCGCGTTTCTCCCTTACCCTCAACACCGGCCGCCTGCGCGACCAGTGGCACGGCATGAGCCGCACCGGCACCGCCGCGCGCCTATTCGGCCATGTCGAGGCCGCCGTGCTCGGCCTGCATCCGGATGAACTGCGTCGCCGCCGCCTGCAGGACGGCGACCTGGTCAGGTTGCGCAGCCGCCGCGGCAGCCTGATCCTGCCGGTGCAGGCGGACGAGTCGGTGCGCCCAGGCCAAGCCTGGCTGCCGATGCACTGGGGCGACCGCTTCCTCAAGGGCCTGGGCACCAACGTGCTGACCCAACCGGCCTTCGACCCGCTATCCAAGCAGCCGGAGCTCAAGCATGCCGGCGTCGAGGTGGACAAGGTCGAGCTGCCCTGGCAGCTGTTCGCCCTGGTCGAGGGCGAGGTGCAGAGCCGCTTCGAGGCCCTGCGTCCGCTGTTCGAGGACTTCGCCTACGCCAGCCTCACCCCCACCGGCCGCGAGCGCCCCGCCCTGCTGATCCGCGCCGCCAGCGCCGTGGCGCCGCAACCCGAGCTGCTGGCACAGATCGACCGCCTGTTGCGCCTGAACCAGGGCCCGGTGCTGGCCTACGACGACCCGCGCCGCGCGGTGGGCAAGCGCGTGCGTATCGAGGATGGCCGCATCGTCAGTATCCGTCTGGCCGGCGAAACGGCCGCCAGCGAATGGCTGAGAAGCCTGTGGCTGGACGGCCAGGCCGATGCCGACCTGCGCCGCTGGCTGCTCGCCCCGGTCTCCGCGCCGCCAGGCAACGTCGGCGCCACCACGCGCGGCAAGACCCTGTGCAATTGCCTGAACGTCAGCGAAAGCGCGGTGTGCGCCGGCATCGAGCGCGGCCTGGATCTGAACGGCCTCAAGCAGGAACTCAAATGCGGCACCAGTTGTGGCTCCTGCGTACCCGAAATCAAGCGGTTGCTGGCCCAGCAGGCAGTGGCGACACAAGCGTAG
- the cobA gene encoding uroporphyrinogen-III C-methyltransferase yields MNAKVWLVGAGPGDPELLTLKAVKALNQAEIVMIDDLVNPAVLEHCPGARIVSVGKRGGCRSTPQAFIHRLMLRYARQGKCVVRLKGGDPCIFGRGSEEADWLGAHGVEVELVNGITAGLAGATNCGIPLTLRGVARGVTLVTAHTQDDSSLNWQALAQSGTTLVVYMGVAKLADIRDGLLAGGMSGEMPVAMIENASLPAQRECRSQLADMVADARAFALQSPAILVIGEVARASAQLGMPQLLHA; encoded by the coding sequence ATGAACGCAAAAGTCTGGCTGGTGGGCGCTGGCCCCGGTGATCCCGAGCTGCTGACCCTCAAGGCGGTCAAGGCGCTGAACCAGGCCGAGATCGTGATGATCGACGATCTGGTCAACCCGGCCGTGCTCGAGCACTGCCCCGGCGCGCGTATCGTCTCGGTGGGCAAGCGAGGCGGCTGCCGCTCCACACCGCAGGCCTTTATCCATCGCCTGATGCTGCGCTACGCGCGCCAGGGCAAGTGCGTGGTGCGTCTTAAAGGCGGCGATCCCTGCATCTTCGGTCGCGGCAGCGAGGAAGCCGACTGGCTCGGCGCGCACGGCGTCGAGGTGGAGCTGGTCAACGGCATCACTGCCGGCCTGGCCGGCGCCACCAACTGCGGCATCCCTCTGACGCTACGCGGCGTGGCGCGCGGTGTGACCCTGGTCACCGCCCATACCCAGGATGACAGCTCGCTGAACTGGCAGGCGCTGGCGCAGAGCGGCACCACCTTGGTGGTATATATGGGTGTAGCCAAACTGGCGGATATTCGCGACGGCCTGCTCGCCGGCGGCATGAGCGGCGAGATGCCGGTGGCCATGATCGAGAACGCCTCGTTGCCCGCACAGCGCGAGTGCCGCAGCCAACTGGCAGATATGGTCGCAGATGCCCGCGCCTTCGCCTTGCAGAGCCCGGCCATCCTGGTGATCGGCGAGGTCGCCCGCGCCAGCGCCCAGCTCGGAATGCCCCAACTCCTGCATGCCTGA
- a CDS encoding OmpA family protein yields MKVKNTLGVVIGSLVAATSFGALAQGQGAVEVEGFVNRYFTDSQRGYAHDEGNLFGGSIGYYLTDDVELALSYGEYHDIRGERNLGNKDIKGSLTDLKAIYHFGQPGVGLRPYVSAGFGHQSISNTTSGGRNHSTLAIAGAGAKYYFTEMFYARAGVDALYNIDQGDTEWQAGVGVGLNFGGGSKPAPAPAPVAAAPEPMPEPAPEPAMETVRVELDVKFDFDKDRVKEESYGDIKNLADFMNQYPQTTTTVEGHTDSVGSDAYNQGLSERRANAVRNVLVNQYGVDGNRVNAVGYGETRPVADNATDSGRAINRRVEAEVEAQIKQ; encoded by the coding sequence ATGAAAGTAAAAAACACCTTGGGCGTAGTCATTGGCTCTCTCGTTGCCGCAACTTCCTTCGGCGCGCTGGCGCAAGGCCAAGGCGCTGTCGAGGTGGAGGGCTTCGTCAATCGCTACTTCACTGACTCTCAGCGTGGCTATGCCCACGATGAAGGCAACCTGTTCGGTGGCAGCATTGGCTATTACCTGACCGACGATGTAGAACTGGCGCTGTCCTACGGCGAATACCACGACATTCGTGGCGAGCGTAACCTCGGCAACAAGGACATCAAAGGCAGCCTGACCGATCTGAAGGCCATCTACCACTTCGGTCAGCCGGGTGTAGGTCTGCGTCCTTACGTCTCCGCAGGTTTCGGTCATCAGAGCATCAGCAACACTACTAGCGGCGGCCGTAACCACTCGACTCTGGCCATTGCAGGCGCTGGTGCCAAGTACTACTTCACCGAAATGTTCTACGCCCGTGCCGGCGTCGACGCTCTGTACAACATCGACCAGGGCGACACCGAGTGGCAAGCCGGTGTGGGTGTTGGTCTGAACTTCGGTGGCGGCAGCAAGCCGGCCCCGGCTCCGGCCCCTGTAGCTGCAGCTCCGGAGCCGATGCCTGAGCCTGCTCCTGAGCCGGCCATGGAAACCGTTCGCGTCGAGCTGGACGTCAAGTTCGACTTCGACAAGGATCGCGTCAAAGAAGAAAGCTACGGTGACATCAAGAACCTGGCTGACTTCATGAACCAGTACCCGCAGACCACTACCACCGTTGAAGGTCACACTGACTCCGTCGGTTCTGACGCTTACAACCAGGGTCTGTCCGAGCGTCGTGCCAACGCCGTACGTAACGTGCTGGTCAACCAGTACGGTGTCGATGGCAACCGCGTGAACGCTGTTGGTTACGGCGAAACCCGCCCGGTAGCCGACAACGCCACCGACTCCGGCCGCGCCATCAACCGTCGCGTTGAAGCCGAAGTAGAAGCCCAGATCAAGCAGTAA
- the sigX gene encoding RNA polymerase sigma factor SigX: MNKAQSLPTRYDPRELTDEELVARAHDELFHITRAYEELMRRYQRTLFNVCARYLGNERDADDVCQEVMLKVLYGLKNFEGKSKFKTWLYSITYNECITQYRKERRKRRLIDALSLDPLEEASDEKTPKVEERGGLDRWLVHVNPIDREILVLRFVAELEFQEIADIMHMGLSATKMRYKRALDRLRDKFSETSET; this comes from the coding sequence TTGAACAAAGCTCAATCCCTGCCCACGCGCTATGACCCCCGCGAGCTCACCGATGAAGAGCTGGTGGCGCGCGCCCATGACGAGCTGTTTCACATCACCCGTGCTTATGAAGAGCTGATGAGGCGCTACCAACGCACATTATTCAACGTATGTGCGCGCTATCTGGGGAACGAAAGGGACGCCGACGATGTCTGTCAGGAGGTGATGCTGAAGGTGCTATATGGCCTGAAGAACTTCGAAGGCAAGTCCAAGTTCAAGACCTGGCTGTACAGCATCACTTACAACGAGTGCATCACTCAGTACCGAAAAGAGCGGCGCAAGCGTCGATTGATCGATGCCTTGAGTCTGGATCCGCTCGAAGAAGCTTCCGACGAAAAGACACCCAAAGTCGAGGAGCGAGGCGGTCTGGATCGCTGGTTGGTTCATGTCAATCCGATCGACCGCGAAATTCTGGTGCTACGATTTGTCGCAGAACTGGAGTTCCAGGAGATTGCCGACATCATGCACATGGGCTTGAGCGCAACGAAGATGCGCTACAAGCGAGCATTGGATCGGTTGCGGGACAAATTTTCGGAAACTTCCGAAACTTAG
- a CDS encoding mechanosensitive ion channel family protein, giving the protein MELDPWTQSLISAMTALWTKVAGFIPNLFVALVLVLLGFVVAKLLDTLLSKLLGKVGLDRLMMGTGLTKLLARVGIQASVSTLIGKIVYWFVLLIFLVSAAESLGLQRVSATLDVLALYLPKVFGAALVLLAGVLLAQLVSSLVRGAAEGVGLEYAHGLGRVAQGLVIIISISVAIGQLEVKTDLLNNVIAIVLISVGLAVALALGLGSRDIASQILAGIYVRELYQVGQQVQVGEVEGQIEEIGTVKTILLTDAGELVSVANRVMLEQRVNSR; this is encoded by the coding sequence ATGGAACTCGATCCCTGGACCCAAAGCCTGATCTCCGCGATGACCGCACTGTGGACCAAGGTTGCCGGCTTCATCCCCAATCTGTTCGTCGCCCTGGTGCTGGTGCTGCTCGGCTTCGTCGTGGCCAAACTGCTCGACACCCTGCTGTCCAAGCTGCTCGGCAAGGTAGGGCTGGACCGTCTGATGATGGGTACCGGGCTGACCAAGCTGTTGGCCCGTGTGGGGATCCAGGCGTCGGTTTCGACCCTGATCGGCAAGATCGTCTACTGGTTCGTGCTGCTGATCTTCCTGGTTTCGGCTGCCGAATCGCTTGGCCTGCAACGCGTATCCGCCACCCTCGACGTGCTGGCGCTGTACTTGCCCAAGGTCTTCGGTGCGGCCCTGGTGTTGCTGGCCGGCGTACTGCTGGCGCAACTGGTCAGCAGCCTGGTGCGTGGCGCCGCCGAAGGCGTCGGCCTGGAATATGCCCATGGTCTCGGTCGCGTGGCCCAAGGCCTGGTGATCATCATCAGCATCTCGGTGGCCATCGGCCAGCTCGAGGTCAAGACCGATCTGCTCAACAACGTCATCGCCATCGTCCTGATCTCGGTCGGTCTGGCGGTCGCCCTGGCCCTGGGGCTGGGCAGTCGCGACATCGCCAGCCAGATCCTGGCAGGCATCTACGTGCGCGAGTTGTACCAAGTCGGGCAACAGGTGCAGGTCGGCGAGGTCGAAGGCCAGATCGAAGAGATCGGCACGGTGAAAACCATTCTGTTGACCGATGCCGGCGAGCTGGTTTCGGTGGCCAATCGGGTGATGCTCGAACAACGCGTGAACAGTCGCTGA